The genomic stretch AAATGCCCCTATAGGCATGCCACCGCCCATGCCTTTTGCACATACCACAATGTCAGGAACAATACCATAATGCTCAAATGCCCAGAATTTGCCGGTCCTGCCAAACCCTGCTTGGATTTCATCGAGGATAAGCAAGGCACCCGTTTCATCGCAGCGCTGGCGTAAGGCTTGGAAGTAATCTTTTGATCCTATCCTGATGCCAGCTTCTCCCTGTACTGTTTCCACGATAATAGCGGCGGTTTCCTCTGTGATTAGGTCCAATTGGTCAAGCTGGTTAAAATCCACGTGTCGAATCCCAGGCAGTAGTGGGCGATAAGCTCTTTTGAAAATTTCATTTCCACCCACAGAAAGTGCGCCGTGTGAAGAACCGTGATAGGCATTTACACAACTGATGACCTCCCTTCTTCCGGTGTATCTCTTGGCGAGTTTCAGGGCTCCTTCTACGGCTTCACTGCCGCTATTGACCAAATAGACATTGTTCAGTTTTTTTGGAAGGGTATCTGTGAGGGTTTTGGCCAGCTGGGTTTGGGGAGATTGTACATATTCACCATAGACCATAAGGTGCATGTACTTGTCCAGTTGCTCTTGTATGGCAGCGATTACCTTGGGGTGACGGTGTCCGACATTACTTACCCCGATCCCCGATATCAAGTCAAGGTATTTTTCACCCTTTGGACCATACATATATATGCCATCCGCCTTTTCGATTTCAATGAGCAGTGGGAAGTCCGTAGTTTGTGCAAGATTGGATAAAAAGAGCTGACGGTTATTCATCTGATCGTTTTGTTGATTACTGCCCCAAAATTAAGGGCTTTTATCTGAAAATGGCCAAAATCCACCAAGTAATCCATGAGTTTTGGAGGATAATAAGGATTCATTCAATTATAAAAAGTGCTATTTATAGTACCTAAAAAGGTATATGGACGGATAATAAGATGAAATGTGTGGTAATATCTACATAATGTGTTTTATTTGGGGAAGTTTTACACACTAACTTGCTATCCCGACATGAGTCATTTTGATGTAGCTATCATTGGTAGTGGTCCAGCAGGCGCTTCTGCGGCATACCAACTGGCAGAACAGGACATTTCTACCGTTTTAATAGAAAAAGAAGTACTTCCTCGTTATAAAACCTGTGGGGGTGGCTTTGTTTATCGTGGGAGACGCAGATTACCTTTCGATATCTCTGAAGTGGTGGAGCGAGAGTTTAGGCAGATCAGTCTTTATTTTGAGCATGAATCTTTGATGCTCACCACCAAAAGGGATGTGCCTGTGATCAGCATGGTCATGCGGGATGACTTTGACAGCTTTATCATCAAAAAGGCCCAAGAAAAGGGAGTTGTCGTCAAGGACGGCCATAAACTTACGGGGATCACATTTGGAAATATTCCCGTGCTTCACACTAATAAAGGAGATATAAAGACAAAACTGATCATTGCTGCTGATGGAGCGTTGAGCCCTACAGCTAAAATGGCCGGGTGGAAGGAAACCAGAACATTGATTCCTGCACTGGAATATGAAGTGAAAGTAACTCCGGCGGATTTTGAGCGACTTTCCAAGGAGGTTCGTTTTGATGTGGATGCCGTTCCGTATGGGTACGCCTGGAGCTTCCCTAAGAAGGATCACCTTTCACTGGGGGTGGCTTCCGCAAGGAAGGTGAGAATTGACCTGAAGGCACACTATAGGAAATACCTTGATAAGCTCGGGATCAAAGAAGTGATCAGCGAAAAAGCCCATGGCTTCCAAATTCCAGTAGCGCCACGTACCGATGGTTTTTATCGAAATAATGTCTTTTTGATCGGTGATGCAGCAGGGTTTGCTGATCCTATTACGGCAGAAGGGATTTCCAATGCACTGCTGAGTGGAGAGATGGTGGTGGATGCGATCATTAAAGCAAACTTGGATCCGGCTAAAGCTGGAGAACTTTATGAAGGTAAGTTAGCTGACGAGCTGCTTCCCGAAATTCAAACTGGGGTAAGGGTTTCCAAGTGGTTTTATAGTCAACGGAAAATCCGTAATTTCTTAATGAAGCGATATGGAGACTATTTTATTTCGGCCATGACAGATGTGTTTATCGGAGAAAGAAGCTATCCAAAAGATCTAATGAAAAGTCTGAAAAGGAAAGTCAGGGAAATGGTTTAGCGCTATATTGACCAAAGGTATTTTTCGTAATAGAAGAATGGGGGGGATTTTTTTATAGTTTGAAAGGGTTGGTCAAACCAAAATACAACCAGTGACCCATTAAATTCGCTAGGCAATCATTTAGCCTTTTCATTTTAGACCAAAAACCTTAACTTCCGTTTTTATACAAATAATAAAACCCAATCATACAATGAAATTGAACCTATTGTTTCCTGTATTGGCAGGAAGTATGCTGGCTTTGCCGGTACTGGCGCAACAAGAACCAATGCAATTACCCCCAGAAGCCACCGAAGTATGGGAGCCAGAACCACCGGTCGTAACCCCTGGAGATGAAAACCATTTGCCACCCTCGGATGCCATTGTGCTTTTTGATGGCAGTGATTTGGATGCTTGGAAAAGTGTCAAAACGGGCGGAGAAGCCGAATGGACCGTGGATAATGGGATATTTACCGTAAAGCCAGGTACTGGTGAAATTGCTACCAAGGAAAAATTTGGTGATGTCCAGGTGCATATTGAGTGGAAAGCCCCGGATGTGGTCAAAGGTGAAGGGCAAGGAAGAGGTAATAGTGGGTTGTTTTTTTGTGAGCGCTATGAAGTCCAAATTTTGGATTCTTACAACAACCGTACCTATTCTAATGGTCAGGCAGCATCACTTTATAAAGAAGGCATCCCCTTGGCCAATGCCATGCGCTCCCCACAAGAGTGGAATACGTACGATGTTTTTTTTACCGCTCCGAGGTTTAATAAGGACGGGATAGTGATCTCGCCTGCCTACGTGACCGTAATCCACAATGGTATTTTAGTACAGAATCACTATGAAGTAAAAGGTTCTACAGCATATATTGGCGTTCACAAATATGAAGCCCATGAATCCGAATTACCGATCAAGCTACAGGATCACGGCAATTTGGTGAACTTTAGAAATATCTGGGTGCGGAAGCTTTGATTTCTCGATCCGTTTGGGTTTAATTAGACGATGGGAAATCATAATCACTAAGTAGATTTGTTAGCTCGATGCTGAGCAAAGCTGGCCGGGATTCATAATCCCGGTCTATACAGAATTTATAGTCCCATTGATCCATAGGTGTTCCACCCCATTTAGACCCTGTCTCCCCGATTGTTAAATAACTCAATAACCAAATAACCTAACCATGTCTTCAAGAAGAAAATTTTTACAAAATTCCCTGTTGGCTTCAGCAGGTCTTGCTTTGCCTGCCATGATGTCTGCCAAAGATTTTGGGCAGTTTACCCGGACTATTTCAGCCAGTGACCAGATTAATGTTGGCCTGGTCGGTGCCAACGGTATGGGATGGTCCAATATGAACTCTTTCCTAAAAATGCCTCAGGTCAATTGTGTCGCCATAGCTGACATCGACCAAAGCGTGTTGGATAGGAGGGCTGCTGATGTGGAAAAGCAAAGGGGCAAAAAACCTGTATTGTACAAGGACTACAGGAAACTGCTTGAGAATAAGGATGTGGATGTGGTGATCATTGGTACGCCCGATCATTGGCACTGTTTGACACTAGTGGACAGCTTGTCCGCTGGTAAACATGCCTATGTAGAGAAGCCGCTGGCCAATTCTATCGAAGAATGCAACTTAATGGTGAATGCTGCTCAGCGGTACGGGAAACTCGTGCAGGTGGGGCAGTGGCAACGGAGCGGTAACCAATATGATGATGCTATTTCATTTGTGAAATCCGGCCAGTTAGGAAATATCCGCTTGGTGAAATGCTGGGCTTATCAAGGGTGGATGAATCCCGTGCCCGTAAAACCGGACAGCACACCACCTCCAGGCGTGGATTACAAAATGTGGCTCGGCCCAGCACCTGAACGGCCATTTAATGAAAACCGTTTTCACTTCAATTTCCGCTGGTTTTGGGATTATGCCGGTGGGTTGATGACTGACTGGGGCGTGCATGAAATCGACATTGCGCTGTATGCCATGGGGGTGAGCGCTCCTAAATCGGTAATGGCTTCTGGGGGGAAATTGGCTTATCCTGATGATGCATCCGAAACGCCCGATACCTTGCAGACCGTTTATGAATATGATGGCTTCAATATGCTTTGGGAACATGCGACAGGCATCGACGGGGGAAACTATGGTTATACGGAAGGGATAGCGTTTATTGGCAATAATGCCACTTTAGTGGTCAATCGAGGGGGGTGGGAAATCATCGCAGAGAAGAAAGACGGTAAATCACTGATAGAAGGAATGGCCAGGGTGAAACCAGAAGGCAATGCCCTGGATAAACATACCGTAAATTTCGTGGATGCCATCAAGGCAAACGATGCATCACAGCTGCGCTGTGGTATCGAGACCGGCAGTGTGGCAGCGATCAATGCCCACATGGGAAATATCGCCTATAAAACGGGCAAGAAAATCTATTGGGATGCCGATAAGGGCTTGTTTACGGACAAAGATGCCAATAAACTGGTCACGGCCAATTACCATAATGGATGGGAGCTTCCCAACGTTTAGATTTGAGCATTGAAGCAATGATTCATGCTATGGAGTAGTTTTAAGGCATGAATCATTGCTTGACTCATATGGCCTCATTTTCCCCAAATTCTCTATCATCCGGGAGGTTAATTTGCTTAAACAATCTTTTATAATTTGCTACACACGACTTTATTGCCCAGTACTGCTTTTGAATAGTTGATAATAGCCATCAATTTTCTCCGTACTTAGTTTCTTATGTACCAAAATCATGTTTCTAAAGTGAAGGGGGACACCTTTTGGTAAAGCGATAGGTTCATTCCCAGGAAAAGCCATATTCTGCATGCTATTGGCGTTTCGTAGGATCCAGCCTTGGTAAGAGGGGAGTTGGTCGGGTTCTCCCATGATGGTGACATTGGATTGGCTTTTACCGTCAAAAGTCCCCTTGAGATTCATCCAAGGGCCAGCCTGGACGGGGAGATTTTGTGGCGTTACTTCCTGCCCTGCTGAGTGGAAAGTAACATCTCCAGGAAGCTTGATTCTGGGCGAAAATCCTCCATAGCCTTTGGCATCTTCCGATCCACCGATTTCCAACCCTTCTACCAATGCAGTCATGGAGATGTCAAAAGTGAGTGAGAAAACATCCGCTTCCAGTCGCTCGAAGGTAATCTTGACCTTCTCTTTCAAGACAGGTGTGTTTTGCAAGCTGTCCGACAGCCAAAGAACAGTTGACCAGAGCGATGCTTGATGGCCTTGGATGGATTCTTCTGTGTTGGTAATATCCCACGAAATGCCCTCACAAAACCAAGGATCAGCGATTCGTTTTCCTTTTATGTAGAGCTGGTGCCATGTCCAGAAAATACCGCGGTGGTGTAAATGATCATCAGGAAAGTCCTCCGTAAGCAATTCTCCTTCCAGTCCATAAAGTGGGTGCACATAGTTTGCCCTGGGGTAGTTGCCATCTTGGGATTTGGTGGTGGTTTGGTAGTGAAAACGAGTAAGGTTATCCTCCGTTAACGTGATGCCTTCAGTATTCTCTTTAAATTGAAGCTTTTGGGCAGAAAGGGAAAAAGAAGCAAATACAGATATGATGAGAAAGATATACTGGATGGCCTGTTTCATTTTATAATTTAAGTGATTATGTCATAACAAAGCACGCAATGTATAAAAAAGACCAGTTTAGCAACAAGTAAATGAAGCAAAACTGGTCATAAAAGGTGAGCTGATTTGTTACCTTGCTATGCGTACATTACCAAAATAAACAGCAGCATCCACATCATACTTGTATGGAGCACTAATATAAAAGTACTTATTGGTACCTTTGGCAAACATTTTGGTTTCCAGTATTTTTTTATTGTCGATGTATAAAACCATAAATTGACCCTCTACTGAAATGGCTACAGGTATAGTGCTATTGCTATAGCTTGCCAAGGGGAAATTGGTATTGTTTCTTATATCTGAGTCGCTGCTGGAATTGATAATGTCTTGATTATGAAAATGCAACTTTGTGCAAGTAATGGCATTATCATTATAGGCATCTTGTATATAATCCTTGGCGGAATTGTCACGGCTAAAGCCAAACTGCATTGCACCAATATCATCAGCACTTTCGCTGCGTGTAATAAGCTCAAATTCCATGGTGAAATTTTCCGGTAACTGTAACAGGGAGTCTATTCGATAAATTGCATGAGCGCTTAATTTAAGCCACTTGCCTCGTTCACCAGGGACTTCCACGATGTTTCCGCCCAAGTTGCTTTTCCAGTGGGACGGCATTCGGCCATTTCTTTCCAGGGCAAAATTTTCATAAAAGATCAACGAATCCAAGGCCACAAAATCATAGATTTCCTCAATTGGTGAGGTGCCCTTGCCGATACCTTCTTGGCTTTTTTTGGATGAACTGGAGTCCTCGTCCAATACATTATCCACTGTTTTTTCTACTTTGTTTTCTACTTTTTTCTGAAGCTTTTTAAGGAATTGGGCATTTGAAACAAATGGTGCAAAACAAAGAAAAAGCAAAACACCCTTAATACTAAAAGATCTCATTTAGATAAGTCTGGTTTAATTGGTTCGTTAAACAATAA from Echinicola soli encodes the following:
- a CDS encoding aspartate aminotransferase family protein codes for the protein MNNRQLFLSNLAQTTDFPLLIEIEKADGIYMYGPKGEKYLDLISGIGVSNVGHRHPKVIAAIQEQLDKYMHLMVYGEYVQSPQTQLAKTLTDTLPKKLNNVYLVNSGSEAVEGALKLAKRYTGRREVISCVNAYHGSSHGALSVGGNEIFKRAYRPLLPGIRHVDFNQLDQLDLITEETAAIIVETVQGEAGIRIGSKDYFQALRQRCDETGALLILDEIQAGFGRTGKFWAFEHYGIVPDIVVCAKGMGGGMPIGAFIASQSIMEVFKNNPLLGHITTFGGHPVSCVAALATIDVLKNEQLIKQVESKANLFKEYLKHPKIKGIRNKGLMMAVEFESFEVLKPIIDKAIELGIITDWFLFCEDSMRIAPPLTITEEEIKKACGVILKSIEEN
- a CDS encoding 3-keto-disaccharide hydrolase yields the protein MKLNLLFPVLAGSMLALPVLAQQEPMQLPPEATEVWEPEPPVVTPGDENHLPPSDAIVLFDGSDLDAWKSVKTGGEAEWTVDNGIFTVKPGTGEIATKEKFGDVQVHIEWKAPDVVKGEGQGRGNSGLFFCERYEVQILDSYNNRTYSNGQAASLYKEGIPLANAMRSPQEWNTYDVFFTAPRFNKDGIVISPAYVTVIHNGILVQNHYEVKGSTAYIGVHKYEAHESELPIKLQDHGNLVNFRNIWVRKL
- a CDS encoding DUF6807 family protein, giving the protein MKQAIQYIFLIISVFASFSLSAQKLQFKENTEGITLTEDNLTRFHYQTTTKSQDGNYPRANYVHPLYGLEGELLTEDFPDDHLHHRGIFWTWHQLYIKGKRIADPWFCEGISWDITNTEESIQGHQASLWSTVLWLSDSLQNTPVLKEKVKITFERLEADVFSLTFDISMTALVEGLEIGGSEDAKGYGGFSPRIKLPGDVTFHSAGQEVTPQNLPVQAGPWMNLKGTFDGKSQSNVTIMGEPDQLPSYQGWILRNANSMQNMAFPGNEPIALPKGVPLHFRNMILVHKKLSTEKIDGYYQLFKSSTGQ
- a CDS encoding NAD(P)/FAD-dependent oxidoreductase, whose amino-acid sequence is MSHFDVAIIGSGPAGASAAYQLAEQDISTVLIEKEVLPRYKTCGGGFVYRGRRRLPFDISEVVEREFRQISLYFEHESLMLTTKRDVPVISMVMRDDFDSFIIKKAQEKGVVVKDGHKLTGITFGNIPVLHTNKGDIKTKLIIAADGALSPTAKMAGWKETRTLIPALEYEVKVTPADFERLSKEVRFDVDAVPYGYAWSFPKKDHLSLGVASARKVRIDLKAHYRKYLDKLGIKEVISEKAHGFQIPVAPRTDGFYRNNVFLIGDAAGFADPITAEGISNALLSGEMVVDAIIKANLDPAKAGELYEGKLADELLPEIQTGVRVSKWFYSQRKIRNFLMKRYGDYFISAMTDVFIGERSYPKDLMKSLKRKVREMV
- a CDS encoding Gfo/Idh/MocA family protein — protein: MSSRRKFLQNSLLASAGLALPAMMSAKDFGQFTRTISASDQINVGLVGANGMGWSNMNSFLKMPQVNCVAIADIDQSVLDRRAADVEKQRGKKPVLYKDYRKLLENKDVDVVIIGTPDHWHCLTLVDSLSAGKHAYVEKPLANSIEECNLMVNAAQRYGKLVQVGQWQRSGNQYDDAISFVKSGQLGNIRLVKCWAYQGWMNPVPVKPDSTPPPGVDYKMWLGPAPERPFNENRFHFNFRWFWDYAGGLMTDWGVHEIDIALYAMGVSAPKSVMASGGKLAYPDDASETPDTLQTVYEYDGFNMLWEHATGIDGGNYGYTEGIAFIGNNATLVVNRGGWEIIAEKKDGKSLIEGMARVKPEGNALDKHTVNFVDAIKANDASQLRCGIETGSVAAINAHMGNIAYKTGKKIYWDADKGLFTDKDANKLVTANYHNGWELPNV